The genomic DNA CCATCTGCGCCACGATGTTCCGGCCCCAGCGCAGCCACGAGGGCGTGTCCTCGTCGACGCCCGGGTAGATGGCAAAGCGAACGTCGTAGACGGTCGACCGCGCCACGCGCGCCAGGTTGTAGATCTCCACGTAGACTCCCAGCATCTCGCCCGGCCGGTACGCGCGATCTATGCGCGGCCATACGCGCTCGCCGCCGCGCGTGATTGCCGACGCGGCGGGGCCGTCCTGCGCGGTGAGAAGGATGTCGCTCAGGACGAGCTCGTTTCCCATGAAGCGCGATGCGTCCGCCTCGCCCAGCAGCAATGCGCGCGCGGCGCCGGTGCCGTCTTCGAAGGCGCAGGCAAAATGAAAACGATCGAAGGGGATGCGGCTGCTGCGCACGAACTCGTAGCTGCTGCGCCCGCCCTCCCGCCGTTGCGGCACCTCCGCCGAGCGCACCTGCTGGGCGGTCGTACCGGCGCGGCTCCAAACGGGGTCGAACCACGCGGTGCGGACGTTGAATGCGTTCACACGCGACATGTCGGCCACCGAGCGCAGGCTGTCGGCGTCGACGAGCATGGCGAGATAGACGGTGGCCGCCATACCGTCATCGCGAAACGCCACCACGTCCAGCATGCCGGGAATGGGTGCGGCCAGCGCCTCCACCTTGCTCTGCGCCGGAGACTCGCGCAGCATGTGCATGGTCAGGCCGGCCGATGCGGGAATGCGCGGATTCCCGTTGAGGTACTCGTCCACGAACAGAAACTGAAAGAGCACGCCGCCCAGCACGTACGACCACACCTGGATCCGTCCGCTGGTGGGGTCGTCGCCGAGGCTGTGGTAGATGGTTGCCGGCTTCCCGAACTTGAGGAACGTTTCGCCGCGATCGGTGTTCCAGCCGCGGCGCGGCGAGCGGGGTGGGGAGTACAACGCGTCGCAGACGAACATGCGGTACAAATGCTCGAGTTTCGAGCGGTTGATTGCAGTGGTGGGATCTGGATCGCGCCGTACCCAGTGGGCGCGCGCCAGCGAATCCTGGTCCGAGGACGCGTACCGCTTCTGTTCGGTCCCGGTCATGATGCGCTTCACCCGGCCGTAGGCGAGGCGGGTCTCTTCGTCGAGCAGTTCCAGACCACGCGTGAAGTCTCTGTCACACGCCCGCAGATCCTCCTTCTCAAAAGCGAGGGTGGCTCGGTAGAGCGGAAACTCGGCGCGATCGGGAAAGCGCCGCATCATGCGCGTGCACTCGGCGGAAGACGTGTCCTCGAGGGCGTAACGCGCCACCAGGTACTTGAAGGCCGCATCGGCGTTGGTGGTGTCGCAGTCAACCACAGCGCGGAGTTCGCGGCGGGCGGCCAGCAGGTCGTCGCCAAAATCGTTCACGCGCTTCCAGTTGTGGAAGTGGTAGAGACCGATGAGATAGTGGGCGTCGCAGCGCCGGGGATCGCGCCGCAGCACCTGGTCGAAGCAGGCCACCGCGTCCGGGAAGAAGCGCTGCGCGTAGTAGGTGCGCCCCAGCTCCATGCGCACATCCATGTCGTCGGGGAAGCGGGCCTTCGCATCTTCGAGAACCTGTTGCGACCGCAGGCGGTCGACGATGGTGCCACGCTCGCGGTAGACCTGGCCCAGCAGAATGAACCCCGCGGGACCATCCAGGCGGCGATGAGAACGCTGCAGCCAGTCCACCGCCGCCGCGGTGTCTCCGTCGGCCAGGGCGCGCAGCGCGGGGGCGAGGGGATCGCTCCCGCCTCCGTCCTGCGCCCGCATCCCCGCCGGGGTCGCCAGCAGCAGGAGTGCGATCAGGGTGCGCAGCATCATACCCTGCAAATATAGCGGCGCGCGTCGCATTCGAAAAGCGATTGGTTTACATGACAAAAC from Candidatus Krumholzibacteriia bacterium includes the following:
- a CDS encoding GWxTD domain-containing protein, translating into MLRTLIALLLLATPAGMRAQDGGGSDPLAPALRALADGDTAAAVDWLQRSHRRLDGPAGFILLGQVYRERGTIVDRLRSQQVLEDAKARFPDDMDVRMELGRTYYAQRFFPDAVACFDQVLRRDPRRCDAHYLIGLYHFHNWKRVNDFGDDLLAARRELRAVVDCDTTNADAAFKYLVARYALEDTSSAECTRMMRRFPDRAEFPLYRATLAFEKEDLRACDRDFTRGLELLDEETRLAYGRVKRIMTGTEQKRYASSDQDSLARAHWVRRDPDPTTAINRSKLEHLYRMFVCDALYSPPRSPRRGWNTDRGETFLKFGKPATIYHSLGDDPTSGRIQVWSYVLGGVLFQFLFVDEYLNGNPRIPASAGLTMHMLRESPAQSKVEALAAPIPGMLDVVAFRDDGMAATVYLAMLVDADSLRSVADMSRVNAFNVRTAWFDPVWSRAGTTAQQVRSAEVPQRREGGRSSYEFVRSSRIPFDRFHFACAFEDGTGAARALLLGEADASRFMGNELVLSDILLTAQDGPAASAITRGGERVWPRIDRAYRPGEMLGVYVEIYNLARVARSTVYDVRFAIYPGVDEDTPSWLRWGRNIVAQMGFGGQAAIAQTFRRQGSRHQDHEAVRIDIDRLAPGPYQLLIEVTDVHSGHRATSHTPFRRQEARVAGRE